The Oscillospiraceae bacterium genomic sequence GGATGTTTCGCTCAGAGGTATCCTGAGGATATCGTTAAAGATCTGCCCGAGGTGGATGCCGTTGTGGGTGTAGGTGACCTTGACAGGATATGCGATGCAGTGCGTGCGGCATATGAAAAAGGAAGCGAAAAATTTGTTTCCGTTTCCGCTCCCGAGAGTCAGAAGCTTGGGGGAGACAGAGTAATAACCACTCCCGAATATACCGCATATCTGAAAATAGCCGAGGGCTGTGACAACCGCTGCTCTTATTGTGCCATACCCGATATACGCGGCGCTTTCAGAAGCCGTCCCATGGAAGATATAATTGATGAAGCAAAAACGCTTTATTCACTGGGCGTAAAAGAGCTTTGCATTGTGGCGCAGGACACAACGCGTTACGGACTTGACCTGTATGGAAAATATGCGCTTGCCGAGCTTGTCGAAAAGCTTTGCACCTCGGAGGAATTCAGCTTTAAGTGGATACGTCTTATGTATTGTTACCCCGATAAAATAACCGACGAGCTGGTTGAGGTTATGGCAAAGTACGATTGTGTCGTAAAATACATAGACCTGCCCATACAGCACATAGACGACAAAATCCTTTCGGGCATGAACCGCCACGGCACGAGCGATGACATAAAGGCGGCAATAAAGAAGCTGCGTGATAAAATGCCCGATATAACCATACGTACCACTGTTATTGTAGGTTTCCCCGGCGAAAACGGCACACAGTTTGAAAACCTTGCGGACTTTGTAAAAGAGGCAAGATTTGAACGCCTGGGTGTTTTCCCTTACTCGCGTGAGGAGGGCACTGTCGCATACAGCATGAAAAATCAGGTTTCAAAAGCCAAAAAGCAGGAGCGTCAGGAAATAATCAGCGAAATACAGTACCAGATTAATTATGAGCACCAGCAAAACAAGGTTGGCAGTGTTATCGAAGTACTGTGTGAGCAGTTTGATGCCGTTGCGGAGTGCTATTGCGGACGCAGTGCGGCAGATGCACCCGAGGTAGACACAAAGGTATTTTTCAGTGCTTCGCGTAAGGTGGAGCCGGGTGAATTTGTAAAAGTGAAAATCGAAGAGGTTATGGAATATGACCTTCTGGGAAGCATGGAGGATTAATTTATGAAGCTTAATTTACCGAATAAACTTACTGTTCTGCGCATAATAATGATACCGCTGTTTATGATATTCGTGCTTTATCCCGTAGGCGGCGAAGCGGTTGCACGTATAGTTGCGGCAGTGCTTTTTGCACTTACGGCACTTACCGATTTACTGGACGGAAAAATTGCCCGTAAGTACGGACTTGTTACCAACTTCGGAAAATTCATGGATCCGCTGGCAGACAAAATGATGGTTTTCGCAGCGCTTCTTTCTATCTGTACTTCGGGTATGTATTTGCACATTAAAGCCGTTTTTGTGTGGGTGAGTGCAGTTATCATTTTCCGCGAACTGGCAGTTACCTCCATACGCCTTGTTGCGGCAGGCTCGTCGGATAAGGCGGTTATCTCCGCAAGCTGGCTGGGCAAGGTGAAAACCACCGTTCAGTGCATTGCGATAGTGGTAATAATACTTGAGCCTTTGGTAAATATCTTTTTGCCCTCCTACAATCTGTACATACTGAGCTGGCTTGGTGTAGCTCTTATGACATTATTTACTGTATGGTCGGGTGTTGATTATATTAAAACTTATTGGAAGTATATTAATCCGAACGTTTAGTTTGGGCAGGAGTTTTATGTTTGATAACTTACGCTATGATATAAAGGTAATCAAGGAGCGTGACCCTGCGGCAAAAAGCTCTCTTGAAATATTTTTCCTGTATTCGGGACTTAAGGCTGTGCGGCAGTACCGCATTGCACACTGGTTCTACAAGCACAATATGATGTTTATTGCACGCTGGATTTCTCAGCGCGCAAGGCATAAAACGGGTGTGGAGATACACCCCGGTGCGACCATAGGAAAAGGTCTTTTCATTGACCACGGCATGGGCGTCGTTATAGGCGAAACTGCCGAAATTGGCGACAACTGCACCATTTATCAGGGTGTAACACTTGGCGGTACGGGTAAGGATACCGGTAAACGACATCCTACACTGGGTAATAATGTAATGGTAGGCTCGGGTGCAAAGGTGCTGGGTCCCTTTAAGGTAGGGGACAATGCCAAAATCGCCGCGGGCGCCGTGGTGCTCAGCGAGGTACCGCCGGATTGTACCGCAGTGGGCGTTCCGGCACGTATCATAAAACGCGGAGGAGTCAAGGTGGATCTTGACCAGGTACACATTCCCGACCCCGTTTCCCAGGAGCTGTGTAAGCTTACGCACAGACTGGAAATACTGGAGGAAAAGCTCCGTAAATACGAACAAAACGAAAATAATTAATGCGAGGTAAAGCTATGCAGTTATATAATTCCCTTACTAACAAAATGGAAGACCTTAACCCAAAGGACAGCACTGTGCGTATGTACGCCTGCGGTCCTACGGTTTATAACTATTTCCATATAGGAAACGCAAGATGCTTTGTGCTTTTCGATCTTCTCAGACGTTATCTGGAATACCGCGGAAATAAGGTTACTTTTGTTCAGAATTTCACCGATATTGATGATAAAATGATAAAAAGAGCCGCCGAGGAAAATACCACAGTTCCCGAGATAGCCGAAAAATATATTGCCGAATACTTTAAGGATGCGCAGGCGCTGGGCATTAATCCCGCCACCTTCCATCCCCGTGCAACCGAGAATATAGAGGAGATAATCGAAATAATCTCTGCTCTTATCGATAAAGGCTTTGCATATGTACGCGACGGCGACGTTTATTTTGCCGCACGTAAGTTCAAGGAGTACGGCAAGCTTTCGGGTATTGACGTTGATGATCTTGAGTCGGGCGCACGTATCAGTGTGGGCGACATCAAGGACGACCCGCTGGACTTTGCTCTGTGGAAAGCATATAAGGAAGGCGA encodes the following:
- the rimO gene encoding 30S ribosomal protein S12 methylthiotransferase RimO, which gives rise to MAIKVAFVSLGCPKNQIDTEIMLAKLLDEGFEFVEEDIEADVVVINTCAFIQEAKEEAIENILDVAWLKKNRQLKGIVVTGCFAQRYPEDIVKDLPEVDAVVGVGDLDRICDAVRAAYEKGSEKFVSVSAPESQKLGGDRVITTPEYTAYLKIAEGCDNRCSYCAIPDIRGAFRSRPMEDIIDEAKTLYSLGVKELCIVAQDTTRYGLDLYGKYALAELVEKLCTSEEFSFKWIRLMYCYPDKITDELVEVMAKYDCVVKYIDLPIQHIDDKILSGMNRHGTSDDIKAAIKKLRDKMPDITIRTTVIVGFPGENGTQFENLADFVKEARFERLGVFPYSREEGTVAYSMKNQVSKAKKQERQEIISEIQYQINYEHQQNKVGSVIEVLCEQFDAVAECYCGRSAADAPEVDTKVFFSASRKVEPGEFVKVKIEEVMEYDLLGSMED
- the pgsA gene encoding CDP-diacylglycerol--glycerol-3-phosphate 3-phosphatidyltransferase — encoded protein: MKLNLPNKLTVLRIIMIPLFMIFVLYPVGGEAVARIVAAVLFALTALTDLLDGKIARKYGLVTNFGKFMDPLADKMMVFAALLSICTSGMYLHIKAVFVWVSAVIIFRELAVTSIRLVAAGSSDKAVISASWLGKVKTTVQCIAIVVIILEPLVNIFLPSYNLYILSWLGVALMTLFTVWSGVDYIKTYWKYINPNV
- the cysE gene encoding serine O-acetyltransferase, with the translated sequence MFDNLRYDIKVIKERDPAAKSSLEIFFLYSGLKAVRQYRIAHWFYKHNMMFIARWISQRARHKTGVEIHPGATIGKGLFIDHGMGVVIGETAEIGDNCTIYQGVTLGGTGKDTGKRHPTLGNNVMVGSGAKVLGPFKVGDNAKIAAGAVVLSEVPPDCTAVGVPARIIKRGGVKVDLDQVHIPDPVSQELCKLTHRLEILEEKLRKYEQNENN